In a single window of the Zea mays cultivar B73 chromosome 5, Zm-B73-REFERENCE-NAM-5.0, whole genome shotgun sequence genome:
- the LOC103627878 gene encoding NAC domain-containing protein 92: MGLRDIELTLPPGFRFYPSDEELVCHYLHGKVANERLAGAGAAMVEVDLHTHEPWELPDVAKLSTNEWYFFSFRDRKYATGLRTNRATKSGYWKATGKDRVIHTPCSRPAAGGGHHRAVVGMRKTLVFYRGRAPNGVKTSWVMHEFRMENPHTPPKEDWVLCRVFYKKKADAMDYADCSDQDAIAVHVPRGSADPGYCYSPPPFPALGGSHHHGGSLNDDFHGGMALLQQQQHNGVFDFHGGQPHPHGGGGGLLAGPPATAVGSRDGGDQCGSGVLMDLGLDDHYAYNSYNSLLQM, from the exons ATGGGGCTGCGCGACATCGAGCTGACGCTGCCGCCGGGGTTCCGGTTCTACCCCAGCGACGAGGAGCTGGTGTGCCACTACCTGCACGGCAAGGTGGCCAACGAGCGGCtcgccggcgccggcgcggcCATGGTGGAGGTGGATCTGCACACCCACGAGCCGTGGGAGCTCCCTG ACGTGGCGAAGCTGAGCACGAACGAGTGGTACTTCTTCAGCTTCCGCGACCGCAAGTACGCCACGGGGCTGCGCACCAACCGCGCCACCAAGTCCGGCTACTGGAAGGCCACCGGCAAGGACCGCGTGATCCACACCCCCTGCAGCAGGcccgccgccggcggcggccaCCACCGCGCCGTCGTCGGCATGCGCAAGACCCTCGTCTTCTACCGCGGCCGCGCCCCCAACGGCGTCAAGACCAGCTGGGTGATGCACGAGTTCCGGATGGAGAACCCCCACACCCCGCCCAAGGAGGATTGGGTCCTGTGCAGGGTCTTCTACAAGAAGAAGGCAGACGCCATGGACTATGCTGACTGCAGCGACCAGGACGCCATCGCCGTGCATGTGCCTCGCGGCAGCGCTGACCCGGGCTACTGCTACTCGCCTCCTCCGTTCCCCGCGCTCGGCGGCAGCCACCACCACGGCGGCTCCCTCAACGACGACTTCCACGGCGGCATGGCGctgcttcagcagcagcagcacaacGGCGTTTTCGACTTCCACGGCGGCCAGCCTCACcctcacggcggcggcggcggcctcctTGCCGGGCCGCCGGCTACAGCCGTGGGGTCAAGAGACGGCGGCGATCAGTGTGGCAGCGGCGTGCTCATGGACCTAGGACTCGACGACCACTACGCCTACAACAGCTACAACAGCCTGCTGCAGATGTGA